Proteins from one Telopea speciosissima isolate NSW1024214 ecotype Mountain lineage chromosome 1, Tspe_v1, whole genome shotgun sequence genomic window:
- the LOC122643876 gene encoding putative UDP-glucuronate:xylan alpha-glucuronosyltransferase 3, with product MRGAIGTSPSPIEARHRLSGTTDDTNKRRSIRNKDFKDIEKPFHIPVQDWSLNCKFLSLKLLLVLIICGTFLTLLLSPAIYSVDHLSNSGSRPSIVDRWMWERPIADPRYVSHIHANWNQISKTIGKLAGKKDLQGIGLLNFNDSEVDHWKQLLLRAEHFVVNLDYIGKNVTWETLYPEWIDEEEESEVPVCPSLPEPKVPKNPRLDLIAVKLPCRKSSNWSRDVARLHLQLAAARLAVSAKAYHPVYVLFVTDCFPIPNLFSCKELVVREGNAWLYKPNWGTLRQKLQLPVGSCELAVPLKAKERVYTGTMHREAYATILHSAHVYVCGAITAAQSIRMVGSTRDLVILVDETISDYHRGGLEAAGWKIRTIQRIRNPKAEPEAYNEWNYSKFRLWQLTDYDKIIFIDADLLILRNIDFLFGMPEITAIGNNATLFNSGVMVIEPSNCTFNLLMDHINEIESYNGGDQGYLNEIFTWWHRIPKHMNFLKHFWIGDEEEKKQMKTHLFGADPPILYVLHYLGLKPWLCFRDYDCNWNVDILQEFATDVAHKRWWKVHDAMPENLQKFCLLRSKQKAGLEWDRRQAEKRNFSDGHWKIKIQDPRLKTCFEDFCFWESMLWHWGEKNWTDNATVTPTTPAVTKASLPSKSL from the exons ATGAGAGGAGCAATTGGTACCTCGCCTAGTCCGATTGAGGCGAGACACAGACTATCCGGGACAAC TGATGACACAAATAAGAGAAGGTCTATAAGAAATAAGGATTTTAAAGACATTGAGAAGCCCTTCCACATTCCTGTCCAAGATTGGAGTTTGAACTGCAAGTTTTTATCTTTGAAACTTCTCCTTGTTCTCATTATATGTGGCACTTTTTTAACTCTCCTCCTCTCTCCGGCAATATATAGTGTTGATCATCTGTCAAACTCTGGTTCTCG GCCAAGTATTGTAGACAGGTGGATGTGGGAGAGGCCCATTGCAGATCCACGTTATGTATCGCATATACATGCTAACTGGAACCAGATCTCAAAAACCATTGGGAAACTAGCTGGCAAAAAAGATCTTCAAGGAATAGGCCTATTAAACTTCAATGACAGTGAGGTAGATCATTGGAAGCAACTTCTACTACGCGCTGAGCATTTTGTTGTGAACCTGGATTATATTGGGAAGAATGTCACTTGGGAGACCTTATACCCAGAATGGATTGATGAGGAAGAGGAATCAGAAGTTCCTGTTTGTCCATCTCTACCTGAACCCAAGGTTCCCAAAAATCCACGGCTTGATCTCATTGCTGTCAAGCTTCCCTGCCGCAAGTCTAGTAACTGGTCGAGAGATGTTGCTCGGTTGCATTTGCAGCTTGCAGCCGCAAGGCTTGCTGTCTCTGCTAAAGCCTACCATCCTGTATATGTGCTCTTTGTGACTGACTGCTTCCCAATCCCAAACCTCTTCAGCTGCAAGGAGCTTGTGGTACGTGAAGGGAATGCATGGCTATATAAGCCTAATTGGGGTACATTGAGACAGAAGCTCCAGCTCCCTGTTGGGTCATGCGAACTTGCGGTTCCACTCAAGGCCAAAG AGCGGGTTTACACAGGAACAATGCACCGGGAAGCATATGCAACAATCTTGCATTCAGCTCATGTATATGTATGTGGTGCCATTACCGCAGCCCAGAGCATTCGCATGGTTGGTTCAACCAGGGACTTGGTGATACTTGTTGATGAGACAATCAGTGACTATCACAGAGGGGGCCTTGAGGCGGCAGGCTGGAAGATCCGGACAATCCAGAGGATCAGGAATCCAAAAGCAGAACCTGAAGCCTACAATGAGTGGAATTACAGCAAGTTCCGTCTCTGGCAGCTGACAGACTATGACAAGATTATCTTCATTGATGCAGACCTGCTTATACTAAGGAACATCGATTTCTTATTTGGGATGCCAGAGATTACTGCAATTGGAAACAATGCTACCCTGTTCAACTCTGGTGTGATGGTCATTGAGCCATCAAATTGCACATTCAATCTGCTGATGGATCACATCAATGAGATTGAGTCCTATAATGGCGGGGATCAAGGGTACCTAAATGAAATCTTTACATGGTGGCACCGCATCCCGAAACACATGAACTTCTTGAAGCATTTCTGGATAGGCgatgaggaggagaagaaacagATGAAGACCCATCTTTTTGGGGCTGATCCCCCAATCCTGTATGTCCTCCATTATCTGGGTCTTAAGCCATGGCTATGTTTTCGGGACTATGACTGCAACTGGAATGTGGACATACTACAGGAATTTGCAACTGATGTTGCACACAAGCGGTGGTGGAAGGTGCACGATGCAATGCCAGAGAACTTGCAGAAATTTTGCTTGCTGAGGTCCAAGCAGAAGGCAGGATTGGAGTGGGACCGGAGGCAAGCTGAGAAGAGGAACTTCAGTGATGGGCATTGGAAGATTAAGATACAGGATCCCCGTCTAAAAACATGCTTTGAGGATTTTTGCTTCTGGGAGAGTATGCTATGGCACTGGGGTGAGAAAAACTGGACAGACAATGCAACTGTCACCCCAACAACTCCTGCAGTAACCAAAGCATCCCTCCCTAGTAAGTCTCTGTAA
- the LOC122643128 gene encoding vacuolar protein sorting-associated protein 45 homolog, translating to MVLISAARDYITRMLQDISGMKVLILDSQTVSVVSVAFSQSELLQKEVFLVELVDSTSKESMSHLKAVYFLRPTSENIQHLRRQLARPRFGEYHLFFSNILKDTQIHILADSDEHEVVKQVQEFYADFVAIDPYHFTVNIPFNHAYMLPAVVDPSSLQNYCDRLVDGIAAIFLALKRRPVIRYQQASDIAKRIAQESAKLMYQQESGLFDFRRSGISPLLLIVDRRDDPVTPLLNQWTYQAMVHELIGIQDNKVDLRNIGKISKDQQEVVLSSEQDAFFKANMYENFGDLGMNIKRMVDEFQQVAKSNQSIQTIEDMAKFVDNYPEYRKMQGNVSKHVTMVTEMSKIVEEQKLMLVSQTEQELACNGGQVAAFEAVTNLLNDESISDIDRLRLVMLYALRYEKESPVQLMQLFNKLASRSAKYKPGLVQFLLKQAGVDKRTGDLYGNRDLLNIARNMARGLKGIENVYTQHQPLLFQTMESITKGRLRDVDYPFIGNHFQQGRPQDVVIFIVGGTTYEEARAVALQNASNSGTRFILGGSVVLNSKRFLKDLEEAQRIVRLSTNAV from the exons ATGGTGCTGATTTCTGCCGCTCGAGATTACATCACACGGATGTTGCAGGACATCTCTGGCATGAAGGTTCTCATCCTTGATTCTCAGACG GTTAGTGTTGTAAGCGTGGCATTTTCTCAGTCAGAGCTTCTTCAGAAGGAAGTGTTCTTGGTAGAATTGGTGGACTCCACATCCAAGGAATCCATGTCACACCTCAAAGCAGTTTACTTTCTACGCCCAACATCTGAGAACATCCAGCATTTGAGGCGGCAGTTAGCTCGTCCTAGATTCGGGGAGTATCACCTCT TTTTCTCTAACATCTTGAAGGATACCCAGATTCATATCCTGGCTGATTCAGATGAACATGAAGTCGTTAAGCAAGTTCAG GAATTCTATGCAGATTTTGTAGCCATTGATCCTTATCATTTCACTGTGAATATACCATTCAATCACGCTTACATGCTTCCAGCAGTTGTGGATCCTTCGAGCTTGCAGAACTACTGTGATCGGCTGGTTGATGGTATTGCTGCTATATTCTTAGCACTGAAACGTCGACCTGTTATTAGATATCAGCAGGCATCAGATATTGCAAAAAGGATTGCACAGGAATCAGCT AAGCTTATGTACCAGCAGGAAAGTGGTCTTTTTGATTTTAGACGATCAGGAATTTCTCCACTGTTGCTTATAGTTGATAGGAGGGATGACCCTGTTACACCATTACTAAATCAATGGACATATCAG GCTATGGTCCATGAGTTGATAGGCATTCAAGATAATAAAGTAGACTTGAGAAACATCGGCAAAATTTCCAAGGACCAGCAG GAGGTAGTGCTGTCATCAGAACAAGATGCTTTCTTTAAAGCCAACATGTATGAAAATTTTGGAGATCTGGGAATGAACATCAAGCGGATGGTAGATGAATTCCAGCAGGTTGCGAAGAGTAACCAGAGCATTCAAACAATAG AAGACATGGCCAAATTTGTTGATAACTACCCTGAGTACCGAAAAATGCAAGGAAATGTCTCGAAGCATGTCACAATGGTAACAGAAATGAGCAAGATAGTTGAGGAGCAGAAACTCATGCTAGTTTCACAAACGGAACAAGAGTTGGCTTGCAATGGTGGGCAGGTGGCTGCATTTGAG GCTGTGACGAATCTTTTAAATGATGAAAGCATCTCTGACATTGATCGTTTACGTCTAGTGATGTTGTATGCTTTGCGCTATGAGAAGGAGAGCCCAGTTCAACTGATGCAGCTTTTCAACAAACTAGCCTCTCGGTCTGCCAAGTACAAGCCTGGT CTTGTCCAATTTCTGTTGAAGCAAGCGGGTGTTGATAAGCGAACTGGTGATCTATATGGAAACCGAGATCTCCTGAACATTGCTCGTAATATGGCTCGTGGGCTTAAG GGTATTGAGAATGTATACACCCAGCACCAGCCTCTTCTGTTCCAAACCATGGAAAGCATTACCAAGGGACGGCTCAGAGATGTGGACTACCCATTTATTGGGAATCACTTCCAGCAGGGCAG GCCCCAAGATGTGGTGATCTTTATTGTTGGTGGGACAACATATGAGGAGGCACGTGCCGTAGCTCTACAAAATGCCTCCAATTCTGGGACACGTTTTATACTTGGTGGTTCTGTTGTTCTCAATTCTAAGAG